CCTATTAGCTGAGACTCGGCCGAACGGGCAGAAGAAGGGGACTTCGATGGGCAAGTCGGCTTTCACGGGCAAGACCGTGGTGATCACCGGCGCCGGCCGCGGCCTGGGCGCCGCCTTCGCGGTCATCCTCGCCGATCAGGGCGCCGACGTCATCATGACCGGTCGCAACACCGAGCAGGTGACCACCGCCGCCGAGGCGATCGGTTTGCGCACCGGCAAAAGGCCCCGCACTCTTGTCTTCGATCTCGCCGATCCCGGCCAGGTGACGCTCACCGCCAAGAAGCTGCGCGACGAGATGGAGAAGATCGACATTCTCATCAACAATGGCGCGCAGTGGCTGCCCGGCAGGATGGACGAGCACGACGCCTTCTCCATTGTCACCACCATCTCCTCCGCCGTGACCGGCACGCTCCTGTTTACCCGCGGCCTCATCAAGCCGCTCGAGGCCTCGGGCGCGGGCGACATCCTCAACATCGTCTCGATCTCGGGACTTCCGAATGTGCCGCTTCATGGCGAGTCGATCGCCTTCCATGCGGCTAAGCACGGGCAAACGGGCATGACCGAGGGCCTCAAACAGGAATTGAAGGGTCGCCCGATCAGGGTGAGCGCGCTTTATCCGCCCAATCTCGTCGACATCTCGCCGCTCGATGCCGAGGACTGGGCGGCGGAGCGCCCGGCGGATTCGCTCGTCACCAACCGTGACATCGTCGAGGCCGGCATTTTTGCGCTGACGCGGCCGCGCCACGTGACGCTGGCCTCGCTCATCATCGACCCCGATAAGGGCGGCACGTTTCCCTGATAGCATTGGGCCCATCATGAAGTTGAAGGACAGGATCGCCATCATCACCGGCGCGGCGAGAGGCATTGGCCGCGCCTGCGCCGAGCGCCTGCTCGCCGAGGGGGCCCGTGTCGTCCTCACCGATATCGACGATGCGCGTGGCGCGGAAGCCGCGAACGCGCTGGGCGACGGTGCTTCCTATCTTCATTGCGATGTCGGCGATGCCGAAGATGTGAATCGCATCGTGGGCATCGTCGTGACGCGCCATGGTGCGATCGACATCCTCATCAACAATGCCGGCATCACCGCGGCAGGTGACATTCTTGAGATATCCGAAGCCGATTTCGATCGGGTGATCCGCGTCAATCTAAGAGGTAATTTCCTGATGGGTCAGGCGGCGGCACGCCAGATGGTGAAGCAGGTGAGAGAGGGCCGTAAGCCCGGCGCCATCGTCAACATGTCTTCGGTCAACGCCGTCTTCGCCATCGCGACGCAAGTGCCCTATTCGGCGTCCAAGGGCGGCGTCAACCAGCTCACCAAGGTTATGGCGCTGGGTTTGGCCGAGCATGGCATCCGCGTCAATGCCATCGGCCCCGGCTCGATCATGACCGACATGCTGACGACAGTGAATGCTGATCCCGAGGCGCGCCACCGCCTTCTGTCGCGCACGCCTTTGGGACGTATCGGCGAGACGGAGGAGATCGCCGCCATCGCGGCCTTCCTCGTCTCGGACGATGCGAGCTACATCACGGGTCAGACGATCTATGCGGATGGCGGCAGACTGCCGCTCAACTACACCGTGCCGGTGCGCTCATGATCCGCGTGGCGCGTCCCGAAGATCTGCCGGCGATGACGGCGATCCGCATTTCAGTCAGCGAGAACCATATGAGCGTGGAGCAGATGGCGGAACGCGGCATCCCGCCGGACGGAACGCTCGCCGAAATGGCGGCGGGCGATCTCGGCGCCTGGGTGGCGGAGGAACAGGACGGGCTCGTCGCCTTCGCCATGGCCGACCGGCGCAACGCCTCGCTCTTCGCTCTCTTCACCAAGCCCGGCCGCGAAGGAAAAGGTCATGGCTCGGCGCTTCTCGCCGCAGCTGAGGCGTGGCTGATTGAAATGGGCCATCGCGAGGCCTGGCTCACGACCGCGACGGACTCGCGTGCCGCTGCCTTCTACGCCTTGAAAGGCCGGCGAACGACCGATGAAGGCGATCCGGGCGACACATTGTTCCGCAAATCGCTCGCCCGGTAAGGCGGGAGCGAAATGCCGCAGCGCTATGCCTTTTTCCTGGCAGACAGCGACTTTGTCTTGAGCGAGCGTGACTTGGCGCTTCGCAGGGCATCCTGGAGCTCTGTCACTTCCTGTGCTTCCCTGGCCAGACGCAAAGCGCGCAGGTGCTCGGTCTTGGAAGCGCGCTCCCTTGCATCCTTCTCGATAATGGCCATTGCGGTATCGTGGGTGGCCTTCGCTTTGCTCGCACTGATTGAATAAGACATTGATCTTTCTCGCAAACAGGTTCTTCAAAGGTTCGTCGGCAGCGTAGCCGGTACATCCGCGGTCTACGCTGCTGACGCGGCATGGCCGCTTTGATCGATGTTCTGAAATCCGGGATTTCCGCGCTTCACAAGCGCCCGCCAACAATGTTGGGTTGAAAATTCGATGTTCCTCATATGGGGACAAATCGCCCAATTTCAAGCCCATTCAGTCGGTTACGGCCGAAACGGACTGTGCCGTTAGGTCACATACGGACGGCGATCGAAAGGCCGATTTTTTCACCTTGTCGGTGACATACGCCCTCAGGCGGCCACATCGTCGCAATCCGCGGTCTCGCTGGTCATCCGTTTGCGAAAGCCCGAGGGCGTGTCGCCATAGTGAGCGCGGAAGCTGCGGTTGAAATAGGACATATCGGTGAAGCCGGCCTGGCGCGCGACCGCCGATATCTTGAGGGTGCTCTTGCCGGCATCGGCTAGCAACGCCCCTACCGCCTTGAGCCGTCTCGCTAGCACATGCTCGGAAAAGGTAAGGCCGCTTTCGGCGAGGAGAAAATGCACATATCGCGGGGTCACGCCCAGGGTCGCGGCGACCGATGCGGCGCTCAAGGTGGATTGGGCCAGCTTGCGCTCTATCTCCCGCAGAACGGCGGCATGCCGTGCAGCCCTCACCCCGCGTCGTTCGGCGAGCTGGAGTGCTCCAGATTCATAAGCGATTGCCATTCTGATGAGATCAATGAGATGCTCGCCGAAGACTCGCACCTCCTCCGCATCACCCAGGGTTTCGCTGTCCTGGAGACCGTCGAGATACTTGGTCAGCAATCTGACCGCCAAGCCGCTCGTGCCGAGCTTGAGCCCGACGAACCGCTTGATATGCGGCGCCGCCTTCGCCAAGTCGGCGCGCATGACCTGGAGCGCCCAGCAGCTGGCCCCGGCGCCCATATGCAGCCCGCCTGCTTCGGCACCGTCGCAAAGCACGCCCTCTCCCGGCCCAAGCTGGAAGGGCGTCTCACCCTGTGTGCACAAGATGCTGCCGTCGATGCAGATGACCGCGACAACTGCATCACAGCTGTCGTAGGTGAGCTCTGACGCGCGTATCTGGCTCATAGTGCTGGCCGAGACCTTGATCACGGCAACGCTCCCCAATCGGCAGCGTTTGAGTATGCCCATAAAATGCGTGTCTCTTTGCGCGATGGCGCCGAGCACCGCTTGGCAATCGGCCATTTCGGCGTGGAATATCGGAAAGCGATCGCCGTCCGCCGGTAGCGAGGTGCTGAATTCATCCCATACAAGCTTGTTCATGCCATGCACCGCATCGTTGTGGAGCTTTTGGTGTTTTCGGCCCCTCCCGTGAACTGCCTCACACTCGCGCACCGTCGAGGGGAAGGTGATGCGTGAATGCACTGAACTTTTTACTATCTCAATTGTTGCAATACCCAACTCACGCTCAAGTCTCGATCTCAAAACTC
This genomic stretch from Nordella sp. HKS 07 harbors:
- a CDS encoding GNAT family N-acetyltransferase, which codes for MARPEDLPAMTAIRISVSENHMSVEQMAERGIPPDGTLAEMAAGDLGAWVAEEQDGLVAFAMADRRNASLFALFTKPGREGKGHGSALLAAAEAWLIEMGHREAWLTTATDSRAAAFYALKGRRTTDEGDPGDTLFRKSLAR
- a CDS encoding helix-turn-helix domain-containing protein, which encodes MNKLVWDEFSTSLPADGDRFPIFHAEMADCQAVLGAIAQRDTHFMGILKRCRLGSVAVIKVSASTMSQIRASELTYDSCDAVVAVICIDGSILCTQGETPFQLGPGEGVLCDGAEAGGLHMGAGASCWALQVMRADLAKAAPHIKRFVGLKLGTSGLAVRLLTKYLDGLQDSETLGDAEEVRVFGEHLIDLIRMAIAYESGALQLAERRGVRAARHAAVLREIERKLAQSTLSAASVAATLGVTPRYVHFLLAESGLTFSEHVLARRLKAVGALLADAGKSTLKISAVARQAGFTDMSYFNRSFRAHYGDTPSGFRKRMTSETADCDDVAA
- a CDS encoding SDR family NAD(P)-dependent oxidoreductase yields the protein MKLKDRIAIITGAARGIGRACAERLLAEGARVVLTDIDDARGAEAANALGDGASYLHCDVGDAEDVNRIVGIVVTRHGAIDILINNAGITAAGDILEISEADFDRVIRVNLRGNFLMGQAAARQMVKQVREGRKPGAIVNMSSVNAVFAIATQVPYSASKGGVNQLTKVMALGLAEHGIRVNAIGPGSIMTDMLTTVNADPEARHRLLSRTPLGRIGETEEIAAIAAFLVSDDASYITGQTIYADGGRLPLNYTVPVRS
- a CDS encoding SDR family oxidoreductase, with the translated sequence MGKSAFTGKTVVITGAGRGLGAAFAVILADQGADVIMTGRNTEQVTTAAEAIGLRTGKRPRTLVFDLADPGQVTLTAKKLRDEMEKIDILINNGAQWLPGRMDEHDAFSIVTTISSAVTGTLLFTRGLIKPLEASGAGDILNIVSISGLPNVPLHGESIAFHAAKHGQTGMTEGLKQELKGRPIRVSALYPPNLVDISPLDAEDWAAERPADSLVTNRDIVEAGIFALTRPRHVTLASLIIDPDKGGTFP